The Flavobacterium sp. M31R6 nucleotide sequence CTCTTTTATAAAATTTACTCCTTGCCAATTAGTCCTAGCGGTTACATAACTTGAATAATCACTTCCTTTATAGGTCCCAACAAAAATATAATCATTCCAGAGCATTACATCTCCTCCCTCAATATGAACTTCTTCGGGAGGACGAACAACTTTTGCAGGATTCATTTGATCAATTACATATTGAATAGCATCCAATTCTCGTTCGCGATCTGGTAAAATATTTGATTTGACAAAAGTATCATCTATTACAAAACCAATATCTCTAGCAAATATCTGATTGTAATTTTCGATCATTTCTGGACGCAAAACAGTTACTCCGTATTTTTGGAATACTGAATTAAAAGCTTCCATTTCAACAACCATATCAGCCTCTATTGGGTAGGTATTGGCTAAAATATGCTCTAAAGATTTAGGATCATAAGCTTCTTCCGCCTTTGGCGTAGGGCCATTGTTAACAGCAGAACCTAACACCACTAGCCTCAATTTTGAGGTCTCATTTTTTATGTTTAATTCTAGCATTTTTATAACTTTTGCCAAAGATAAAAAAAAAAGCTCCACCGTAAAGTGAAGCTCTAATAATCTATTTAAGATTTATGATTTAACATATTCTCTCAAAGGATACCCAGTATATATCTGCCTTGGTCTTCCTATTGGTTCTTTGTTTTCTCTCATTTCTTTCCATTGAGCAATCCAACCTGGCAATCTACCAATTGCAAATAATACAGTAAACATATCTGTTGGAATTCCTAAAGCTCTGTAAATAATACCTGAATAAAAATCAACGTTAGGATACAAATTTCTTGATTTAAAATACTCGTCTTCTAATGCCGAAACTTCCAGTTTTTTAGCAATTTCAAGAATAGGATCATTTACTCCCAAAGTCGCAAGCACTTCATCAGCAGCTTTCTTGATTATTTTTGCTCTTGGATCAAAGTTTTTATAAACTCTATGTCCAAAGCCCATCAATCTAAAAGGATCGTTTTTATCTTTGGCTTTCGCTAAATATTTCTCTGCGTCTCCCCCTGTAGCATGAATTTCTTCCAACATTTCTAGAACCGCTTGGTTTGCACCACCGTGTAATGGCCCCCATAAAGCAGAGACTCCTGCAGATATTGAAGCAAAAAGACCAGCATGTGATGAACCTACCATTCTCACTGTTGAAGTAGAGCAGTTTTGTTCATGATCTGCATGAAGAATAAATAATTTATCTAATGCATCAATAACAATTGGATCTGCAGTATATGGCCCAGTAGGCAATTTAAACATCAAATTCATAAAATTCTCAACATACCCAATTGTATTATCATAATAATTCAATGGATATCCCATACTTTTTCTATAAGTCCAAGTAGCAATAACTAAAAATTTAGCAATAGTTTTACAAACTGCATCATACATATCTTTTTCATTATCCGCATCTACTGACTTTGGATTAAAAGCAGTCAAAGCACTTGTCAAAGCAGATAACACTCCCATAGGGTGAGCCGTTCTTGGAAAACCGTCCAAAATAATCTTCATTTCTTCACTCACTAAAGTGAATTTTCGAATGTCATTTTCAAATTGCTCCAATCTTTCAGTAGAAGGCAATTCACCAAATATTATTAAATATGAAACTTCTAAAAAATGAGATTTCTCGGCTAATTCTTCAATTGAATACCCTCTATAACGTAAAATTCCAAGTTCACCATCCAAAAAGGTAATTTCACTTTTACAAGAACCAGAATTTTTATACCCTGGATCAAGGGTAATTACGCCAGACATATCTCGTAATTTACTAATATCAACAGCAGCTTCATTTTCACTTCCTACAATTACAGGAAGCTCAAATTTATTGCCGTCAATTTCTAATATTGCTATTTTTGACATATTTTTTTATGAAATAAAATTTAATTTATAATTTACCAAATCTAAGGAATTCCACATTAAATTAAAAACTAATTGAACATTGAATTTGTTAAAAATTCAATAAAAAAGCCATTCATCATAGACGAATGGCTCAATTACTATAATTTCATTACAATTACTTTATTTTGAATGCCTTTTTCCCAG carries:
- a CDS encoding citrate synthase; translation: MSKIAILEIDGNKFELPVIVGSENEAAVDISKLRDMSGVITLDPGYKNSGSCKSEITFLDGELGILRYRGYSIEELAEKSHFLEVSYLIIFGELPSTERLEQFENDIRKFTLVSEEMKIILDGFPRTAHPMGVLSALTSALTAFNPKSVDADNEKDMYDAVCKTIAKFLVIATWTYRKSMGYPLNYYDNTIGYVENFMNLMFKLPTGPYTADPIVIDALDKLFILHADHEQNCSTSTVRMVGSSHAGLFASISAGVSALWGPLHGGANQAVLEMLEEIHATGGDAEKYLAKAKDKNDPFRLMGFGHRVYKNFDPRAKIIKKAADEVLATLGVNDPILEIAKKLEVSALEDEYFKSRNLYPNVDFYSGIIYRALGIPTDMFTVLFAIGRLPGWIAQWKEMRENKEPIGRPRQIYTGYPLREYVKS
- a CDS encoding dimethylarginine dimethylaminohydrolase family protein is translated as MLELNIKNETSKLRLVVLGSAVNNGPTPKAEEAYDPKSLEHILANTYPIEADMVVEMEAFNSVFQKYGVTVLRPEMIENYNQIFARDIGFVIDDTFVKSNILPDRERELDAIQYVIDQMNPAKVVRPPEEVHIEGGDVMLWNDYIFVGTYKGSDYSSYVTARTNWQGVNFIKELFPNKIVKDFDLVKSRIEARDNALHLDCCFQPVGKDKGIIYKRGFREEADYMFLVNLFGKENLFHITRDEMYNMNSNVFSIDTNVVVSEKNFTRLNNWLRANGFTVEEIPYAEIAKQEGLLRCSTLPLIRD